The following nucleotide sequence is from Amia ocellicauda isolate fAmiCal2 chromosome 14, fAmiCal2.hap1, whole genome shotgun sequence.
CTATGCGGGACCATAAAGTGTGTCCGTGCTTCACTGGTCTGTCTCATCTTGGGGAAATCTACATGATGTCAGCACATTGGCTTTGCCAAAAGCGCTATACTCGGGGTGGCATCTGGCAAGTGATCAAGGGTGCCTTTCTTACGTCTCATCTGTTTTTCGCTCACCTGACCACTTCTTTGGCTACATCCGGGGCATCTGGCTCCCCCGCACATGGTCAAGGATGTCATCATGCGCTCACCTGCCTGGAGCACACCGGTAGGGAGCCGGGTCATACAGGAGTGAATCCATGTGTGGAGTATTCGTGGTGCTTGGCTTAAGAGGAAAATATATCATGAAACGCACGTGTATAGAATAATCTAGAAAAATTATctataagtgcaaacaaaaccaCAGTGTATGGATATCAAAtgcaatatacaaaataaagattCTAGAAAAATTAGTGAATCagtgaaataaatcaaataaaaagtgCATAAGTAATTAGTGTAAATTGGTCAATTACCACCTGTGATGCATACATTTTTACTAATAAATAATTCCATGTGATTTGATTTTACTCTGGCTTTgatgtttgattattttttgttaaatgtgATAGAAATGTGTTTTCTGCACATTTGCATTATGAAACCCCCATGTCACTTTTACTGTTGTAACAGTTTGCTTTATGTAGGTGCATTATACACACTGCCTGGTACTATTCTGACCTGTTCTAGAGATCTGTCCTGTTGCtgtttaaagtgtttttaatcTCCTGTCTTGTCTCTcccccaggagctgtagaggccagCGCTCTCCCTGATTCTGGGGAAAGGGCTCAcattgagcagcagcactgagagcaggagTGGGGATCCAAACTAAATCTAAAGACTTTGAGCCCACAGCTACTGAAGACAAACAGGCTGACTGAGCAGCACAGGAGCAGAAagagtgaggaggagctcaGGGGACTGGAGTCATGGCAGAGCCACAGACTGAGATTTCAACACAGGGACTCGGGGCACTGAGATCCGAGTGTGGACCCAGTCAGGTATCCCATCACATTAAAACAGAGGATGATACACTGGAATCTGTTTACACAATGGATCCAGAAATGCAGACTCTTTTCAGAGACACCCTCTGTAATGTGAAACCTGAGGATATTATGGAAAGCATCTGTAAGCTGGAACCTGAGCTCCCTGTAGATGGACTGTGTGAAACAGAATCCATTGCCTTGAGGAAGAGGCTCAGTGGAAAGTGTGACAGTCCTGTGAAGGGGGAGAGCCATCCGTTACAGTGCAGACGGCTGCGTCCCCGCCCGCAGCATTCACGACTCCCCAGCTCCCCCagcccctcttcctcaccgCCCCCACATTCATCAGGGAAACATAAGCACCTCCATTCCTGCcctcagtgtgggaagagcttcctTCATTCAGGAAGTCTTCGTAAGCACCAGCGccttcacacaggagagagaccattcAGCTGCaaccagtgtgggaagagcttcatgCAGGCACAACGCCTCAAGGAACATCAGCgcgttcacacaggagagagaccatacTGCTGCACACTGTGTGGGAAGAGGTTTGGTTGGATAGCAGACCTTAAATCCCACCAGCTTGTCCATACAGGAGAGCGAAGGTACAGTtgcacccagtgtgggaagaagtTTGCTAGGTCAGCAGCTATTAAATCTCACCAgctcattcacacaggagagagaccatacGGCTGCACCCACTGTGGGAAGATGTTCACTCGGGCAGCACACGTTAAaacacaccagcgcattcacacgggAGAGAAACCATATTGCTGCACCCAGTGTGGAAAATGCTTCGCTAGGTCAGATAAACTTAAAATCCACGAGcgaattcacacaggagagagaccctACTTCTGCACCCAATGTGGGAAGTTGTTCAGATGTTCATCATCCTTGATAAGTCATGAGAGAATTCACAAGTGAGTAGTGAACAGTGGGGAGAGACACTGTCCCCAACTCCACCCTTTTCCCTCCTAGTTTCAGTAAGTGTCCACTACACTGAGACTACATCCCAAACCTGTCCTCCTTCCCTTTCACTTCACTGACACACTAACACTGCATCATCATTCTCTTCAATGGAATTACACTTCTGTGACATTGTGATGCAGAACAGTGCGTGTACAATAGGAATGGTGTGCAGAGACGAGCGAAAATTACAGTTCAACACTCCCAGGCCAACATCACTCTTTCTTTACCTATGAGCAGGTCATCATTTTTTGCATTTAGCTGGAAAAGTTTGTATCTTTGTTGCTGTAGTTTgcattaaaaatatactttGCTTACTTGTTACATGTCCTAATTTTGTATATAGTTTTGTTAATTCATGGAGGTGTTTTtggaataaaacatttaaagaacagtgtaatttcTCGCTTTGATTGTTTGTGGATGTTCTGTGCAAAGAACTGTAAGTTTGCTATTCATTCATCTTAAATGGTAGCCTAATACCCGATCATATTATCCAAACATTGGAGCCTAAAAAAGCCTCCCGTCCTTTCATTTAGAAAGCTTGAAGGCAGGAAAGTATGGTGAAAATGTTGATTTGATATAGTGTGTGAGTGctcaaaaacaaatgacataCGAAATCCGAAACCAAAACCTAGCTTTTAGAGCCTAAACTAACGCATCTAAAATGGGTATCCTTGTCTGATACCCACTTACTAATACATGAAAGCTCCATGCTCAAAGATTGTTCAGTGGTTTTCTTATCTCTATGATTAAACCAATCATGTAGCATCATCTgcataaattaatatttggcTTGAACAGGTCAAACTTATGTCATTAATGTATCCTAATAACAAAAGCAGACCTAGGATACTACCTTGAGgaacatcacattttattttagtggCTGTCGACAGTGTTCCTCCCACATCAACCACTTTGTTTCTACCTGTTAAGTAATCCTTCGTTCAACTAATGAAAACCCACAATAATTACCAAGTCATCAATTTCCTTTTTCATAAAATctgtcaaatacaaaatacaagtgtCTGTCTTAAACCATAATTATCATTATGTTCATCAATTTACTGTAAAATCTGAACAAATATAGCTTTtgctagaaaaaaaataaaattgatattGGCCCAAAATTACCTGGTTCCATCCTACTACGCTTCTTATATAGGGGATTCATTCTGGCATGTTTTATATTTCGTGGCACCACCCTAATTCaaatagaaagattaatataagTTAAACATGGAGCAATTATTCAATGCTTTACTGCATCCCTTAACAATCTCACTGGAATCTAATCTAAATCAGTTGCTTTACTATAATTGTCAGAAAGTGTCCGTTTACATAATCCCCTAGCGCTTCTGTTGTAGACACTTTTGGTTAGACAGATTTTTGTCATCATAGATGCCTTTTTCTTTGCGAGTGGGGCATTGCCTGAGCTCCTGGAGTCCATTCTTCCATATGTGGTTTAACAAACGCAGTGAAGTTGATTTACCCTGAATTAAGCTCTTAATTGATATCAGTCCAGGATTTTTGGTTCTTGCAACACTTATGTCTGATTTAATTTTCTTGATAACTTAAGCCAGGTGTCACTTATTGCAGATAACTGCACATTCCCATTTGGATTCAAAAGGACACCCAGTGGCATACCAAAATTAGGATTTGGTGATAGCAAAAGAGCATGCTGCCTATTTCTGTACTGCTGAACAGCAGCTAATTATAGAAGGGTATGAGTAGACAATAAACATaattttgaataaatacaatactggTGTGTCTGCAAAAGCCAGGGTctttataatataaaaacaaaaatgccccTTCTCTACATGCAGTCATCTTGTCACATAAACAGAACAAGCTTGTGTTATTATAGACAACCAAACAATCAATATTGACTTACCTGTCACAAAGGATTCCACCACGACATGCAGAATGGAAAGAACATACATTCAAATGAGATCTCATAACATCAATACAATCTTAccaaacatttaacattcagcCAACAAGGACAATAACAGTGCTCTTAATATAAAATAGATCTCTGTAAATACTTATCTGTATATAACCCTGGGGTTATGTTGTGGGTGGTGGATGTATGTGGATTGTGTGGAGGCAGGTGGTTGTGTGGATTTGCTGTGGGAATGAGGTTACAGAAACCTGTTATACCAGTTATTTTAGGGCAGCCCAGGAGTAATTAGGGGGTAGGGCTTAGGGCCACCCCCTAATTATTCCTGGGCTGCCCTGAAATCAGACCCGGCCCGCGGGGCACTTCAATCCGGCCAGtgagacatttttaaaatttaatgAAATCTCATTATCTTTGAGTTGCAATTTGTTtgctgaaaaatgtataaatcattCTGTGCTATACAAACAAGATCCGATAGACGGCGCTGTACCATAGAAGCTGCTGTATTAAGCCTACATTCAGTCACTCAGTCAAAAAGCGCTCAACGTTGACGTGAAAAATAAGTGGGGCGAAAAGTGGACTTGGAATGTCGTGTGTTCCAAGGAGGAATGGACACCAACATACTTCTTCACTAATGTTGGACAGAAGGCGGTGTGTCTGATATGCCAAGACAGTATTGCAGTTTTTAAGGAATACAACCTCAGTCGTCATTTTTCAACCAAGCATGCTAACTACGCATGTAATCTGTCCTCCCAGGAAAAGGCAAGCAAGGCCTCTAAACTCGCCACAAACTTAAAAGGACAACAACATATTTTTACGAAACAGTGTTCTACCTCTACTCAAGAAGCAGTAACTAAGGCAAGCTATATAGTGGCACATAAAATTGCAAAGCATAGCAAACCTTTTGCTGAAGGGGAGTTTGTGAAAGACTGTATGGTGGAGACTGCTAGCATACTTTGTCCCGATAGTAAAAGCCAATTCGAGAAAATTAGCTTATCACGCCGAACCATCACTAGGCATGTAGAGGTGATGGGAGAGGAGCTAACCTCCGAGCTGAAAAAAAAGCAGATGGCTTCAATCTTTTTTCTATCACTGGATGAGAGTACTGACATCAGAGACACTGCTCAACTTTTAATTTTTGTCAGAGGAATAAATGATCAATTTGAAATAACAGAGGAACTTCTTGGAATGGAATCGATAATGGGAACAACCAGGGAATCGGACTTATATGACAGGGTGTCTGCCTGCTTGGAAAAAATGAATTTACCATGGAGTAAACTGACAAACGTCACAACAGACAGATCACCAAATCTAACTGGTAAAAACATTGGTCTACTAAAAAGATtacaagacaaagaaaaagaaaaaagcccaAACTCGCAGGAATTGATATTTCTCCAATGTATTATTCACCAGGAAGCCCTGTGTAAAAGTGTTTTAAAGCTCGAACGTGTCGTCAAAGTGGTTGTGAAACTTGTAACTGTGATAAGGGCAAGGGGGCTTAACCATCGTCAGTTCATTCATCTGCTCAATGACACAGAGGCGGAGCACCAGGACTTGTTGTATCATTCAAATGTGTGCTGGCTAAGCCTGGGGAAAGTCTTTTGCCATTTGTGTGGGGGAGCCGAGAGAGGAGATTTGTATGTTCATGGATACTATTGGTAAAGCTGACGACTTCCCCGAGTTACAAGACACAGACTGGCTGGCTGCCTTTGCTTTCAGTGTGTGGACATACTTAGGCATCTGAACGATCTAAATGTGAAACTCCAGGGAAAGGGTGTTTTTGTGCATGAACTGTATTCCAATGTGAAAGCATTCAAGGCCAAACTTATGCAGCCGTGCTCTCGCTCATTTCCCAACACTGGCAGAACTGGATGCGCCCCCATCGCAGTGCCGCACTGAGACGTACAGCAGCACTTTGGTCGATCTGCATGCCGAGTTTTCCTCCGCTTCTCAGACTTCACCAAGATTGAGACTGAGCTGGAGCTTGTATCATGCCCCCTGTCTTTCGACAGTGAGAAAACACCACCAGACACACAACTGGAACTCATCGACATCCAATGTGACAGTGCTTTGAAGGAGAAGTACAAAACAGACACAATAGACCAGTTTTATGGCTCACTGAATGAAACACAGTTTCCAAACATTAAAAAGCAAGCCCAAAGGATGCTTGTTTTATTTGGCTCCACATATGTGTGTGAACAAGCGTTCTCGGTCATGAACTACAACGAATCCCGTCACAGGTCAAATTTAACAAATGACCACTTGTCAGTTGTTCTGAGGATTTCTACGTCAAAAATGACACCTGACTTTGATGCCCTTGCCAAGAGAGGTGACCAGACCCATTGCTCACATTAAGACTTAGGTAAGACTTATGCTTGTTTTCTCTGCAATGCATTTGGATACTGGCTTTTCCTTAATCTGctgtcaaaaacaggccattcATTATGAACTGAATGCTCTTACTAATTCTAACTCAAATTGTCATTTTagaaatgtagttttttttttacagtgctgTATATCAGGCATTTGCTGTCATATGTCATATGTGCCTACTTTTGATTCCAGTCTAAAAAACATTCCTTTATAAAGTATGCACTTACTTTTGTGGCTGTGAGTTTAATTGTACCTTAAAATGTTAGAGATGTGGGATCTACCACCAGGGAAGGGTTGTGTTTTTCTGCATTCtcttggaaaataaaaacatgtattcacAATAAAACAAGGGTAGAGATGGTTCAGTGACAGAAGTGTACATCTACTGTACAGTAGAAGTTGTGTGTCAATGTGAAAAATAACAAAGGCTTCTCATGTTTTTCATGCAATAATATGTGGCCCTTCACTTGGTTTCAAAAACTCAATGTGGCCCTCAAGCCAAAAAGTTTGCTCACCCCTGTCATACATGCTGGAAAGTAAAAGCCAAGTGCGGTCAAGAtattaggtcacagtcaaggggtacaggaaagggagcaacgggggaaatcaatcaataatacaagtattagtaatgcaagaagcatggtaaaatgttgcaaaatgtattatgctttgtaattgctttgtattatgttaatctgaatttgtaatgtttgatgccttgtattgtgcatatattttgtaagtcgccctggataagggtgtctgctaagaaataaataaaaataataataataacaaattacGGTTGAGGATACAGAATTAATTGTTGAGACAAATTACAGAAATTCACTacttatccatccatccatggaATCCATACAGGACAACCATGGTTAAAacgaaaaataatatatttgaaatggcTAGGGATTTCTATACTCAGCTATCTCTACTACATTCAAAGGACACTCAACCAGTCGACCATTATGTATGTAGATCAttacacttacatttaaaataacttacaATACCCTATAGATATagttaaaagcattaaatacCAACCATTTATAACAATCGGAATTTGTTATTCAACTGTGCCCCCCAAACACATCGACCTGCATGACACCCCTGGGTACAAACTGACGCTAAAAGATATCTGTCTTCCAGATGGTTCAGAAATGAAGAGGTGATATTTTCCAAGACATGAAGAAAGGTCGATAGCAATTTTTTCCTTGGTTTGATCACTTCAGATTCAAACCGGTTTATGAAGCCATTCTATTTGCatcttttgataaggttccacagcaaagactgatcctgaaattggaagctgtaggcattcagggtaatgtaagtagatggattatgaactggttgatgtttaggaaacagagggtgtcaattagaggagttgcttctaactggagtgaggttgttagtggagttccacagggatcagtactagggcctttgctttttctaatctatattaatgatctggactctgggatagttagcaaacttgtcacttgatactaaaataggtggctcagcagatacaatctcagcagcacaggctattcagagggacttagataatattcagttgtgggccgacacctggcagatgaaattcaatgtggacaagtgcaaggtaatacatgcaggtaacaaaaatgtccactataattacactatgggaggaatagaactagatgaagtaacgcatgagaaagacctaggagtctatgtggactcctcactttctccatccaaacaatgtggggaagcaataaaaatgacaaacaggatgttagggtatattgtcaaaagtgtagaatttaaaacaagggcagtgatgttcagactgtacaatgaactagttagacctcatctggatactgtgtacagttctgggctccacacttcaagaaagatatcgctgctctagaggcagttcagaggagagcaaccagacttattccaggtctgaagggaatgtcctactgagagactgaggaactgaaccttttcaccctggaacagaggagactacgtggggacttgatccaagtcttcaaaatcatgaaaggcatcgaccacatcaaaccagaggagcttttccagatcagcagggacacacgcacccggggacacaactggaaattgggcttcaaggcattaaaaaacgaaaaacaggagacacttcttcacacagagagtcgccacaatctggaacaaactccccagcgatgtggtagaagctgaaaatttgggaacatttaaaaatagactggataggattcttggatcactcagttattaatggacaccaaacgagcacgatatgtcgaatggcctcctctcgtttgtaaactttcttatgttcttatctctaaagtacagtttcaCCTCAAGCAAGAATAATGAAGGAAATGCTTGCCACTGTgagcaggatttgaacctgGGTGGGGATGACCTTAACCACTTGGCCATCATAGCTCACTCTTCTTTGAGACTGCAGTCTATGAGGATATAATATTAAGGATACCTGTGCTAAAAACACAAGCTTTGGTTATTTGCTGCTAATCAAGTGACCGATTTGTTTTGCTCTTCAGATATGTTGGCAGTAAGTGGACTTAAGTCAATTGAGataattttttaatatatgataaatgttcccaatttttgtattttattctgctTTTGCTTTCATAGGGCAGAGAATATGTTCACTGCAGGCAAGGCACAAAGACTGCCTCAATAATACCACATATAGGAGATATACAAAAGGGGGGGAGAGATCCAAGCTAATAGTATGCatgcttgcttgcttgtttaGTGATATGACTCAGAAGAAAAATGTGTagttataaaataaagtaattaaggtgcccaataaaaatatattaacatgataAGTTAATAACTGCAATTgaggaaaacagaaaaataaagaaaaccattcaattaataaataatgactaagCCTTTGCCCCCTCCTGTGACATTTACTAGTACTATtatataagaaaaacatttgGACATGAATATTATACACTAAAGTTTTGCtactgaaataaatgttattcttgagTCAATATTGTTGCTGGAATTAACGTGTTCCCAAGCAAAGACCTGAGCTGACAGTTTGTCTGATGAAATGCAGAGGGAGAGACATGCAACTGCAGTTGAAGTATAATGTCACCTTACTGCTCAAAAGTCACTTATTAGTTTGGTGTGATTTTTATTAATCATGTTCAAAGCACGTATCACACCTGGAACCCGGCCCATTGTCATATCCATTGAGTGTAAAGGTTTAATTGGACCGGCCTAGTCGAATTGGTCCGGGAAATTATACAatactttctttttgtttcggGTAATTTGGCAATTTTCCCGGTGCTCCAGGTGGCCAGTCTGCTACTGACTGTATGtcggcatctgctaataaataaatacattgactacatatatacagatgggtaacaaattaaaggaaaaaacaacagtgTCTCACTAatgtgttgggccaccacaagcccacaaacagcttcaatgcacctTGGCAGAGATTCTAccagtctctgaactctactggagggatgaacaccattgtCCCAAAAGATATTCCCCCATTTGGTGtgttgatgatggtggtggagagcgctgtctaacacattggcccaaaatctcccataggtgttcaactgggttgagatctggtgactgcgaaggccatagcatatgattcacatcattttcattctcatcaaaccattcagtgagacctcataccctgtggatgggggcattgtcatctgACTGTGACATTTGCAGGCCACATGGGCCTTATATTAATATCCTCTGTAAGAGATACTGAATCTGGTTTAaactgggagaaaaaaaaatgcttgttACATTCGCCAAAATATGCAGTATACAACTGGAGCTCACAACAATGAATTCTGCATCCCATCATGCTTCACGTTCGCCCGACGTTCCACTGACTTTGGTCACAGTACATATACATTACACTGAATCATTCATCTTCACACTCTGTACTGTACTACTTACTAGTCACAAAATAAGTATGTCGCATGCACTATGTAGTAGGGTAGTATGCGAAGTCGAATGCAGCCGGCATCTTTGGTCGCCTTCGTggagcgcagatttccgcagttctgcacaggaACGCAGAGATGCGCATTCTTCGAGTGCTGCTGCGTGACGTCACTACGCCCCACCCGCAGAAATCGGATCAGAATCGGCGCTGAGAAGTCGCTGCGGTAGGCGAGCCCCCAGGTAGCGCTCAATGCTGTGAAACAAAGAGACATGTTGAGCTGAATGAAAAGTACAGCTGCCCCCTTTTTAGCGAGGTGGACGATCGACGCATTAGcattgtcaatgctttattaaatgtattaatcaattattttaacaatgtAAATATGTTGCCTAATAAAGCTGTAACCCAAATGATTGgcaattcaattaaaacaaaatcaacaatttaaaaaagcatgTAGTTCAATAACATCGATTACTGCAGGGTTTGCGATGGGATGCGTGTGACGTCAGACGGCAGCAGGCTGTGGGATACCTTTGTTAATAGCGCCAAAGATCCCGTCTAGAGGGAGCAGGAGAGGAGCTGTGTGTGACTGGGGCTGCGGGAGGAAGCAGCACTTTATCAAGAGCCGCGGACACAGAGCGAGGAGGCAACTAAAGGTAAACATCGACCCGTGATGTTACACTAATGAGGTGAAACGTCGGTTCAGAGATTGACCTGCGCATTGTGCAACAATGTAGACATCTAGTAGCGAACAAACGACGCATCTGCGCACACCTCGGCAGCTGCTCTTCAGCTCACGCACGTCATACCAAAACACAATCAATGGCGCTGTTTCTGCGCCGCACGGAGCCCTCGCTCTCGCACAGGAAGCGCCCCGCAGCCGCGTGTTCCCACGGCAGGATCGGGATCCTGTGGGTCATCAGAGCTGCTCTGCGCCCTCGGCTCGTTTCCACTGTATCCGACACGGGAAATCCCACCAGCCCCCGCGCAAAC
It contains:
- the LOC136767896 gene encoding zinc finger protein 239, giving the protein MAEPQTEISTQGLGALRSECGPSQVSHHIKTEDDTLESVYTMDPEMQTLFRDTLCNVKPEDIMESICKLEPELPVDGLCETESIALRKRLSGKCDSPVKGESHPLQCRRLRPRPQHSRLPSSPSPSSSPPPHSSGKHKHLHSCPQCGKSFLHSGSLRKHQRLHTGERPFSCNQCGKSFMQAQRLKEHQRVHTGERPYCCTLCGKRFGWIADLKSHQLVHTGERRYSCTQCGKKFARSAAIKSHQLIHTGERPYGCTHCGKMFTRAAHVKTHQRIHTGEKPYCCTQCGKCFARSDKLKIHERIHTGERPYFCTQCGKLFRCSSSLISHERIHK